From the genome of Ananas comosus cultivar F153 linkage group 16, ASM154086v1, whole genome shotgun sequence, one region includes:
- the LOC109722271 gene encoding uncharacterized protein LOC109722271: MAFPHSDAQQQHIDTMLKKDKKGRIGRAIAKFFHFSHIPSHAASTPYYRSMIATIQKESLGVEPPTSYEISGKYLDAEVNNIHVWVKNLKQLWEMYGVTLICDSWTGPTKMSIIIFLIYYNGKVIFHKSIDATSRFEDADYIYALLEQVLCEVGKKCVVQVISDNGANYKKAGKLLMQRHPHLFWTSCAAHCINLMMSDFGEINRVKKTIDTAQRISKYLYNHLWIHALMVNFTGRELVRPGITRCATNVIALNSILQNKNGLKSMFASDEWQTSRYASTADEKSIEQIILSAKFWDYMKEIVDIVEALYVVLRLVDQEKIPQMGHAYYKLRMAKDNSKKTNPLWCQSFLKIIDRRWDVQMSRDLHLAGYYLNPSYHHCYNLGFDDELLKALRNVINR, encoded by the exons ATGGCATTTCCACACTCAGATGCTCAACAGCAGCATATAGATACAatgttaaaaaaagataaaaaaggtaGAATTGGTAGAGCAATAGcaaaattttttcactttagtcatatTCCTTCCCATGCAGCAAGCACTCCATATTATAGATCAATGATTGCTACCATACAAAAAGAAAGTCTAGGAGTTGAACCCCCAACGTCGTATGAGATCTCTGGCAAATACCTTGACGCCGAGGTCAATAATATTCATGTATGGGTAAAAAACTTGAAACAACTGTGGGAGATGTATGGTGTGACTTTGATATGTGATAGTTGGACAGGACCAACAAAAATgagcattataatttttttaatttattataatggCAAGGTGATCTTTCACAAATCAATCGATGCAACCAGTCGATTTGAAGATGCtgactatatatatgcattattggAACAAGTGTTATGTGAGGTTGGTAAGAAATGTGTGGTACAAGTTATATCGGACAATGGTGCAAACTATAAGAAAGCTGGCAAGCTATTAATGCAAAGGCATCCACATTTATTTTGGACTTCTTGTGCAGCGCATTGCATCAACCTAATGATGTCTGACTTTGGTGAGATAAATCGGGTGAAAAAAACTATAGATACTGCACAACGTATATCTAAGTATTTGTATAATCATCTTTGGATCCATGCTTTAATGGTGAATTTCACAGGACGAGAACTCGTACGTCCTGGTATCACACGATGTGCAACAAATGTTATTGCTCTAAACAGtatccttcaaaataaaaatggattAAAGTCCATGTTTGCATCAGATGAATGGCAAACATCTCGTTATGCCTCCACGGCTGATGAAAAATCGATTGAGCAAATAATTCTGTCTGCCAAGTTTTGGGATTATATGAAAGAGATTGTTGATATTGTGGAGGCGCTATATGTGGTCCTCCGTTTAGTGGATCAGGAAAAAATACCTCAAATGGGACATGCCTATTATAAACTGAGGATGGCTAAAGATAATAGTAAAAAAACTAATCCGCTATGGTGTCAatcttttctaaaaattattgacAGACGTTGGGACGTCCAGATGAGCCGGGATCTACACCTAGCAG GTTATTATCTTAATCCGTCGTACCATCATTGTTATAATCTTGGATTCGATGATGAACTGTTGAAGGCATTACGAAACGTTATCAATAGATAG